A region from the Benincasa hispida cultivar B227 chromosome 8, ASM972705v1, whole genome shotgun sequence genome encodes:
- the LOC120083833 gene encoding protein ROOT HAIR DEFECTIVE 3 homolog 2 isoform X1: MSRDDCFRTQLIDKNGEFNATGLEDFVRKIKLAECGLSYAVVSIMGPQSSGKSTLLNHLFHTNFREMDAYKGRVQTTKGIWVAKCVGIEPCTIAMDLEGTDGRERGEDDTTFEKQSALFALAISDVILINIWCHDIGREHAANRPLLKTVFEVMIRLFSPRKTTLLFVIRDKTKTPFRHLESILKEDIQKIWKSVQKPDSLKDTPLSEFFNVEIFALSSYEEKERKFKEEVAQLRQRFFHSISPGGIAGDRRGVIPASGLSFSLQQIWKVIKENKDLNLPAHKVMVASVRCEEIANEKFSHLTTDERWLALDGAVKKGPVLGFGKKLSSILESYFKEYDSEAAFFDEEVKNAKRKQLVLRVLEFVYPSYVVMLGHLRSKAFEDFKKRLEQSMKDGEGFASTVRKCTETCMLEIDQGFADAAVQQANWDPSKFREKLRHDIERHVLSVQNEKLSGMIAIYEKRLTEALSQPVRSLLEASGKDTWASIRKILQHETEITISKFSTDIAGFELDQEKVDNMVLNLRNHARNVVENRVREEANKVLMHMKDRFSTVFYHDNDSLPRTWTGEEDIRTITKEARAASLKILSILVAIRLDEKPDTIENILTSSLMNEAVASSGPSSDPLASSTWEKVSEKDTLITPVQCKSLWRQFKSETEYMVTQAITAQEAYKRRNNWVPPPWAILAMFILGFNEIMLLLRNPLYLIVIFVVYLLSKALWIQMDIGRAFQSGPLVGLLSISSQLLPSVMNLLKTLAEEAHVYTNPQPTRPSNSHSFRSQTVQSNPDTNTILEPLAATNVESSVSSNVDSCSDSETECSSPKVVYRQVKSFREADEL, from the exons ATGAGTAGAGACGACTGTTTCAGGACGCAGCTGATTGATAAAAATGGCGAGTTCAACGCTACTGGCCTTGAAGATTTCGTCCGGAAGATTAAGTTGGCTGAATGTGGCCTTTCCTATGCGGTGGTCTCTATCATGGGACCGCAGAGTAGTG GGAAGAGCACATTACTGAATCATCTTTTCCACACAAATTTCAGGGAGATGGATGCGTACAAGGGAAG GGTTCAAACTACCAAGGGCATTTGGGTGGCGAAGTGTGTTGGCATTGAGCCCTGCACAATTGCCATGGACTTGGAGGGCACTGATGGAAGAGAAAGAGGAGAG GATGATACTACTTTTGAGAAACAGAGTGCACTTTTTGCTTTGGCAATCTCTGATGTCATCTTGATAAATAT ATGGTGCCATGATATTGGTCGAGAGCATGCTGCAAACAGGCCTCTACTGAAGACAGTCTTTGAG GTCATGATACGGTTGTTCAGCCCTCGTAAAACAACTCTACTATTTGTTATACGTGACAAAACTAAG ACCCCATTTCGGCATTTGGAATCAATTCTGAAGGAAGATATTCAGAAG ATATGGAAATCTGTTCAGAAACCAGATTCCCTTAAGGATACTCCCCTCAGTGAATTTTTTAAT GTGGAAATCTTTGCTTTGTCAAGCTATGAAGAGAAAGAAAGGAAGTTTAAAGAAGAG GTTGCTCAACTGAGGCAACGGTTTTTTCATTCTATTTCTCCTGGAGGAATAGCAGGTGATCGACGAGGTgttatccctgcttcaggacTTTCTTTCAGTCTGCAGCAAATATGGAAAGTCATAAAGGAAAATAAGGACCTAAACCTCCCTGCCCACAAG GTAATGGTTGCCAGTGTGCGGTGTGAAGAGATCGCAAATGAGAAGTTTAGTCACTTGACCACCGATGAG AGGTGGTTGGCATTAGATGGAGCAGTGAAAAAGGGTCCTGTATTGGGCTTTGGGAAAAAGCTGAGCTCGATCTTAGAATCCTATTTCAAAGA ATACGATTCAGAGGCAGCATTTTTTGATGAAGAAGTGAAAAATGCTAAACGAAAACAACTGGTGTTAAGGGTATTGGAG TTTGTGTATCCTTCTTATGTTGTCATGTTGGGACATCTGCGGTCTAAAGCCTTTGAGGATTTTAAAAAAAGACTTGAACAGTCTATGAAAGATGGAGAAGGATTTGCATCAACTGTTCGCAAATGCACTGAAACTTGCATGCTTGAGATTGACCAAGGGTTTGCAG ATGCTGCTGTGCAACAAGCAAATTGGGACCCATCAAAATTCCGGGAAAAACTACGCCATGATATAGAGAGGCATGTATTATCTGTTCAAAATGAAAAGCTTTCAGGAATGATAGCCATCTACGAG AAACGGCTTACTGAAGCACTGAGTCAACCAGTAAGATCTCTACTTGAAGCTAGTGGGAAGGATACCTGGGCTTCAATAAGAAAGATTCTTCAACATGAGACTGAAATTACCATATCAAAGTTTTCAACTGATATTGCTGGTTTTGAGTTGGATCAAGAAAAAGTAGACAACATGGTTCTAAATCTAAGGAACCATGCTAGAAATGTGGTGGAAAACAGAGTAAGAGAAGAAGCAAACAAGGTTCTAATGCACATGAAGGATAG GTTTTCAACCGTCTTTTATCATGACAATGATTCATTGCCTAGGACCTGGACTGGGGAGGAAGATATTAGAACTATTACTAAAGAAGCTCGTGCAGCA TCCTTGAAGATTTTATCCATTTTGGTTGCTATACGTTTAGACGAGAAGCCAGATACTATTGAAAATATTCTCACATCATCTTTGATGAACGAAGCTGTTGCAAGTTCTGGACCTTCCTCTGATCCTCTTGCCTCAAGTACATGGGAGAAG GTGTCGGAAAAGGATACTTTGATTACACCAGTGCAGTGCAAGTCCTTGTGGAGGCAGTTCAAATCAGAGACCGAATATATGGTTACTCAAGCTATAACAGCACAG GAGGCTTATAAGAGGAGAAACAACTGGGTGCCTCCTCCATGGGCAATTCTGGCAATGTTTATCCTCGGCTTCAATGAAATTATGCTTCTATTAAG GAATCCACTCTATCTCATCGTTATATTTGTGGTATATCTACTCTCGAAGGCCCTATGGATTCAAATGGACATTGGGAGGGCGTTTCAAAGTGGGCCG TTGGTCGGACTACTTTCCATTTCATCCCAGTTACTTCCATCTGTTATGAACCTACTTAAAACACTTGCTGAAGAAGCTCATGTATATACAAATCCCCAACCAACAAGACCTTCAAACTCTCATAGTTTCAGAAGTCAGACAGTTCAATCAAATCCTGATACTAATACAATTCTGGAGCCATTAGCTGCAACCAATGTCGAGTCATCGGTATCATCCAATGTTGACTCATGCTCTGACAGCGAAACGGAATGCTCGAGCCCGAAGGTGGTGTACAGGCAGGTTAAAAGCTTCCGAGAAGCTGATGAGCTCTAA
- the LOC120083833 gene encoding protein ROOT HAIR DEFECTIVE 3 homolog 2 isoform X2: MGPQSSGKSTLLNHLFHTNFREMDAYKGRVQTTKGIWVAKCVGIEPCTIAMDLEGTDGRERGEDDTTFEKQSALFALAISDVILINIWCHDIGREHAANRPLLKTVFEVMIRLFSPRKTTLLFVIRDKTKTPFRHLESILKEDIQKIWKSVQKPDSLKDTPLSEFFNVEIFALSSYEEKERKFKEEVAQLRQRFFHSISPGGIAGDRRGVIPASGLSFSLQQIWKVIKENKDLNLPAHKVMVASVRCEEIANEKFSHLTTDERWLALDGAVKKGPVLGFGKKLSSILESYFKEYDSEAAFFDEEVKNAKRKQLVLRVLEFVYPSYVVMLGHLRSKAFEDFKKRLEQSMKDGEGFASTVRKCTETCMLEIDQGFADAAVQQANWDPSKFREKLRHDIERHVLSVQNEKLSGMIAIYEKRLTEALSQPVRSLLEASGKDTWASIRKILQHETEITISKFSTDIAGFELDQEKVDNMVLNLRNHARNVVENRVREEANKVLMHMKDRFSTVFYHDNDSLPRTWTGEEDIRTITKEARAASLKILSILVAIRLDEKPDTIENILTSSLMNEAVASSGPSSDPLASSTWEKVSEKDTLITPVQCKSLWRQFKSETEYMVTQAITAQEAYKRRNNWVPPPWAILAMFILGFNEIMLLLRNPLYLIVIFVVYLLSKALWIQMDIGRAFQSGPLVGLLSISSQLLPSVMNLLKTLAEEAHVYTNPQPTRPSNSHSFRSQTVQSNPDTNTILEPLAATNVESSVSSNVDSCSDSETECSSPKVVYRQVKSFREADEL; this comes from the exons ATGGGACCGCAGAGTAGTG GGAAGAGCACATTACTGAATCATCTTTTCCACACAAATTTCAGGGAGATGGATGCGTACAAGGGAAG GGTTCAAACTACCAAGGGCATTTGGGTGGCGAAGTGTGTTGGCATTGAGCCCTGCACAATTGCCATGGACTTGGAGGGCACTGATGGAAGAGAAAGAGGAGAG GATGATACTACTTTTGAGAAACAGAGTGCACTTTTTGCTTTGGCAATCTCTGATGTCATCTTGATAAATAT ATGGTGCCATGATATTGGTCGAGAGCATGCTGCAAACAGGCCTCTACTGAAGACAGTCTTTGAG GTCATGATACGGTTGTTCAGCCCTCGTAAAACAACTCTACTATTTGTTATACGTGACAAAACTAAG ACCCCATTTCGGCATTTGGAATCAATTCTGAAGGAAGATATTCAGAAG ATATGGAAATCTGTTCAGAAACCAGATTCCCTTAAGGATACTCCCCTCAGTGAATTTTTTAAT GTGGAAATCTTTGCTTTGTCAAGCTATGAAGAGAAAGAAAGGAAGTTTAAAGAAGAG GTTGCTCAACTGAGGCAACGGTTTTTTCATTCTATTTCTCCTGGAGGAATAGCAGGTGATCGACGAGGTgttatccctgcttcaggacTTTCTTTCAGTCTGCAGCAAATATGGAAAGTCATAAAGGAAAATAAGGACCTAAACCTCCCTGCCCACAAG GTAATGGTTGCCAGTGTGCGGTGTGAAGAGATCGCAAATGAGAAGTTTAGTCACTTGACCACCGATGAG AGGTGGTTGGCATTAGATGGAGCAGTGAAAAAGGGTCCTGTATTGGGCTTTGGGAAAAAGCTGAGCTCGATCTTAGAATCCTATTTCAAAGA ATACGATTCAGAGGCAGCATTTTTTGATGAAGAAGTGAAAAATGCTAAACGAAAACAACTGGTGTTAAGGGTATTGGAG TTTGTGTATCCTTCTTATGTTGTCATGTTGGGACATCTGCGGTCTAAAGCCTTTGAGGATTTTAAAAAAAGACTTGAACAGTCTATGAAAGATGGAGAAGGATTTGCATCAACTGTTCGCAAATGCACTGAAACTTGCATGCTTGAGATTGACCAAGGGTTTGCAG ATGCTGCTGTGCAACAAGCAAATTGGGACCCATCAAAATTCCGGGAAAAACTACGCCATGATATAGAGAGGCATGTATTATCTGTTCAAAATGAAAAGCTTTCAGGAATGATAGCCATCTACGAG AAACGGCTTACTGAAGCACTGAGTCAACCAGTAAGATCTCTACTTGAAGCTAGTGGGAAGGATACCTGGGCTTCAATAAGAAAGATTCTTCAACATGAGACTGAAATTACCATATCAAAGTTTTCAACTGATATTGCTGGTTTTGAGTTGGATCAAGAAAAAGTAGACAACATGGTTCTAAATCTAAGGAACCATGCTAGAAATGTGGTGGAAAACAGAGTAAGAGAAGAAGCAAACAAGGTTCTAATGCACATGAAGGATAG GTTTTCAACCGTCTTTTATCATGACAATGATTCATTGCCTAGGACCTGGACTGGGGAGGAAGATATTAGAACTATTACTAAAGAAGCTCGTGCAGCA TCCTTGAAGATTTTATCCATTTTGGTTGCTATACGTTTAGACGAGAAGCCAGATACTATTGAAAATATTCTCACATCATCTTTGATGAACGAAGCTGTTGCAAGTTCTGGACCTTCCTCTGATCCTCTTGCCTCAAGTACATGGGAGAAG GTGTCGGAAAAGGATACTTTGATTACACCAGTGCAGTGCAAGTCCTTGTGGAGGCAGTTCAAATCAGAGACCGAATATATGGTTACTCAAGCTATAACAGCACAG GAGGCTTATAAGAGGAGAAACAACTGGGTGCCTCCTCCATGGGCAATTCTGGCAATGTTTATCCTCGGCTTCAATGAAATTATGCTTCTATTAAG GAATCCACTCTATCTCATCGTTATATTTGTGGTATATCTACTCTCGAAGGCCCTATGGATTCAAATGGACATTGGGAGGGCGTTTCAAAGTGGGCCG TTGGTCGGACTACTTTCCATTTCATCCCAGTTACTTCCATCTGTTATGAACCTACTTAAAACACTTGCTGAAGAAGCTCATGTATATACAAATCCCCAACCAACAAGACCTTCAAACTCTCATAGTTTCAGAAGTCAGACAGTTCAATCAAATCCTGATACTAATACAATTCTGGAGCCATTAGCTGCAACCAATGTCGAGTCATCGGTATCATCCAATGTTGACTCATGCTCTGACAGCGAAACGGAATGCTCGAGCCCGAAGGTGGTGTACAGGCAGGTTAAAAGCTTCCGAGAAGCTGATGAGCTCTAA
- the LOC120083833 gene encoding protein ROOT HAIR DEFECTIVE 3 homolog 2 isoform X3, whose translation MRTREGFKLPRAFGWRSVLALSPAQLPWTWRALMEEKEERWCHDIGREHAANRPLLKTVFEVMIRLFSPRKTTLLFVIRDKTKTPFRHLESILKEDIQKIWKSVQKPDSLKDTPLSEFFNVEIFALSSYEEKERKFKEEVAQLRQRFFHSISPGGIAGDRRGVIPASGLSFSLQQIWKVIKENKDLNLPAHKVMVASVRCEEIANEKFSHLTTDERWLALDGAVKKGPVLGFGKKLSSILESYFKEYDSEAAFFDEEVKNAKRKQLVLRVLEFVYPSYVVMLGHLRSKAFEDFKKRLEQSMKDGEGFASTVRKCTETCMLEIDQGFADAAVQQANWDPSKFREKLRHDIERHVLSVQNEKLSGMIAIYEKRLTEALSQPVRSLLEASGKDTWASIRKILQHETEITISKFSTDIAGFELDQEKVDNMVLNLRNHARNVVENRVREEANKVLMHMKDRFSTVFYHDNDSLPRTWTGEEDIRTITKEARAASLKILSILVAIRLDEKPDTIENILTSSLMNEAVASSGPSSDPLASSTWEKVSEKDTLITPVQCKSLWRQFKSETEYMVTQAITAQEAYKRRNNWVPPPWAILAMFILGFNEIMLLLRNPLYLIVIFVVYLLSKALWIQMDIGRAFQSGPLVGLLSISSQLLPSVMNLLKTLAEEAHVYTNPQPTRPSNSHSFRSQTVQSNPDTNTILEPLAATNVESSVSSNVDSCSDSETECSSPKVVYRQVKSFREADEL comes from the exons ATGCGTACAAGGGAAG GGTTCAAACTACCAAGGGCATTTGGGTGGCGAAGTGTGTTGGCATTGAGCCCTGCACAATTGCCATGGACTTGGAGGGCACTGATGGAAGAGAAAGAGGAGAG ATGGTGCCATGATATTGGTCGAGAGCATGCTGCAAACAGGCCTCTACTGAAGACAGTCTTTGAG GTCATGATACGGTTGTTCAGCCCTCGTAAAACAACTCTACTATTTGTTATACGTGACAAAACTAAG ACCCCATTTCGGCATTTGGAATCAATTCTGAAGGAAGATATTCAGAAG ATATGGAAATCTGTTCAGAAACCAGATTCCCTTAAGGATACTCCCCTCAGTGAATTTTTTAAT GTGGAAATCTTTGCTTTGTCAAGCTATGAAGAGAAAGAAAGGAAGTTTAAAGAAGAG GTTGCTCAACTGAGGCAACGGTTTTTTCATTCTATTTCTCCTGGAGGAATAGCAGGTGATCGACGAGGTgttatccctgcttcaggacTTTCTTTCAGTCTGCAGCAAATATGGAAAGTCATAAAGGAAAATAAGGACCTAAACCTCCCTGCCCACAAG GTAATGGTTGCCAGTGTGCGGTGTGAAGAGATCGCAAATGAGAAGTTTAGTCACTTGACCACCGATGAG AGGTGGTTGGCATTAGATGGAGCAGTGAAAAAGGGTCCTGTATTGGGCTTTGGGAAAAAGCTGAGCTCGATCTTAGAATCCTATTTCAAAGA ATACGATTCAGAGGCAGCATTTTTTGATGAAGAAGTGAAAAATGCTAAACGAAAACAACTGGTGTTAAGGGTATTGGAG TTTGTGTATCCTTCTTATGTTGTCATGTTGGGACATCTGCGGTCTAAAGCCTTTGAGGATTTTAAAAAAAGACTTGAACAGTCTATGAAAGATGGAGAAGGATTTGCATCAACTGTTCGCAAATGCACTGAAACTTGCATGCTTGAGATTGACCAAGGGTTTGCAG ATGCTGCTGTGCAACAAGCAAATTGGGACCCATCAAAATTCCGGGAAAAACTACGCCATGATATAGAGAGGCATGTATTATCTGTTCAAAATGAAAAGCTTTCAGGAATGATAGCCATCTACGAG AAACGGCTTACTGAAGCACTGAGTCAACCAGTAAGATCTCTACTTGAAGCTAGTGGGAAGGATACCTGGGCTTCAATAAGAAAGATTCTTCAACATGAGACTGAAATTACCATATCAAAGTTTTCAACTGATATTGCTGGTTTTGAGTTGGATCAAGAAAAAGTAGACAACATGGTTCTAAATCTAAGGAACCATGCTAGAAATGTGGTGGAAAACAGAGTAAGAGAAGAAGCAAACAAGGTTCTAATGCACATGAAGGATAG GTTTTCAACCGTCTTTTATCATGACAATGATTCATTGCCTAGGACCTGGACTGGGGAGGAAGATATTAGAACTATTACTAAAGAAGCTCGTGCAGCA TCCTTGAAGATTTTATCCATTTTGGTTGCTATACGTTTAGACGAGAAGCCAGATACTATTGAAAATATTCTCACATCATCTTTGATGAACGAAGCTGTTGCAAGTTCTGGACCTTCCTCTGATCCTCTTGCCTCAAGTACATGGGAGAAG GTGTCGGAAAAGGATACTTTGATTACACCAGTGCAGTGCAAGTCCTTGTGGAGGCAGTTCAAATCAGAGACCGAATATATGGTTACTCAAGCTATAACAGCACAG GAGGCTTATAAGAGGAGAAACAACTGGGTGCCTCCTCCATGGGCAATTCTGGCAATGTTTATCCTCGGCTTCAATGAAATTATGCTTCTATTAAG GAATCCACTCTATCTCATCGTTATATTTGTGGTATATCTACTCTCGAAGGCCCTATGGATTCAAATGGACATTGGGAGGGCGTTTCAAAGTGGGCCG TTGGTCGGACTACTTTCCATTTCATCCCAGTTACTTCCATCTGTTATGAACCTACTTAAAACACTTGCTGAAGAAGCTCATGTATATACAAATCCCCAACCAACAAGACCTTCAAACTCTCATAGTTTCAGAAGTCAGACAGTTCAATCAAATCCTGATACTAATACAATTCTGGAGCCATTAGCTGCAACCAATGTCGAGTCATCGGTATCATCCAATGTTGACTCATGCTCTGACAGCGAAACGGAATGCTCGAGCCCGAAGGTGGTGTACAGGCAGGTTAAAAGCTTCCGAGAAGCTGATGAGCTCTAA